The DNA sequence CAGTTCCTCACTTGCCACAGAGTGTGGTTGCCACAGCAGTTGATACTATTGTCAAGCCTGTCCTCGAAGGGATGATTAAAGAAGGTCGTCCTTATCTTGGTGTCCTTTACGCAGGGCTTATTTTAACAGCAGAGGGACCTAAGGTCATCGAGTTCAACGCTCGTTTTGGAGATCCAGAAACACAAATTATCTTGCCTCGTTTGACATCTGATTTTGCGCAAAATATCACGGATATTCTGGATGGTAAGGATCCGAAGATCACGTGGACGGACAAGGGTGTGACGCTGGGCGTAGTTGTCGCATCCAAGGGCTACCCGCTAGATTATGCAAAGGGTGTCGAGTTGCCAGCTAAGACGGAAGGCGACATCATCACCTACTATGCAGGAGCTAAGTTTGCGGAAAATAGCAGAGCACTGCTATCAAACGGTGGACGTGTCTATATGCTCGTCGCCACTGCTGATACCGTCAAAGAAGCCCAAGAAACCATCTACCAAGAACTCGCCCAACAAAATACAGAAGGCCTCTTCTACCGAACCGATATCGGAAGCAAGGCAATTCGATAAAGATATAAGAAAAGGCGACGCAGTCGCCAAATACGATAATGGTCACCGTGGTGAAAAGACCAGAACAGTATCTGTTCTGGTCGGGGAAACTTTGAGACCTTAAGCTCAAAGTTTAGGAATGAAACCGAAGGTTTGCTTCCGTCCCCACCACCTAAGACCATTATTAAAAAAGAAGAAAAAGGAAAAATTATGACTAAACCAATTATTTCCATCATCATGGGCTCCAAATCCGACTGGGCCACCATGCAAAAAACAGCTGAAGTTTTAGATCGCTTCGGTGTAGCCTACGAAAAGAAAGTTGTCTCTGCCCATCGCACACCAGACCTCATGTTTAGGCATGCAGAAGAAGCCCGTAGTCGTGGCATCAAGGTTATCATTGCAGGCGCTGGAGGCGCAGCCCATTTGCCAGGTATGGTTGCAGCCAAAACAACCCTGCCTGTCATTGGGGTGCCAGTCAAATCACGTGCCCTTAGTGGCGTGGACTCGCTTTACTCTATCGTACAGATGCCGGGTGGCGTACCTGTTGCGACAATGGCTATCGGTGAAGCAGGTGCGACTAACGCAGCTCTCTTTGCCCTCCGTCTTCTCTCAGTAGAGGACCAGGCTATCGCGACAGCTTTGGCAGATTTCGCAGACGAGCAAGGAAAAATCGCAGAGGAGTCTACAAATGAGCTCATCTAAAACAATCGGAATTATCGGTGGTGGTCAGCTGGGGCAGATGATGGCCATTTCTGCTATCTACATGGGGCACAAGGTCATCGCGCTGGATCCTGCGGCGGATTGCCCGGCCTCTCGCGTGGCGGAAATTATCGTCGCACCTTATAACGATGTGGATGCCCTGCGTCAGTTGGCGGAACGTTGCGATGTCCTCACCTATGAATTTGAAAATGTCGATGCTGACGGTTTGGATGTTGTTATCAAGGATGGACAGCTCCCTCAAGGGACAGACCTGCTCCGTATTTCCCAAAATCGCATTTTTGAAAAGGATTTTCTCTCAAATAAGGCTCAAGTAACGGTGGCACCTTACAAGGTTGTGACTTCTAGCCAAGACTTGGCAGATATTGACCTGTCGAAAAACTATGTCCTCAAGACTGCGACGGGTGGCTACGATGGACATGGGCAAAAGGTCATTCGCTCGGAAGCAGACTTGGAAGAAGCCTATGCGCTAGCGGATTCAGCAGACTGCGTTATGGAAGAATTTGTCAACTTTGACCTTGAAATTTCTGTTATCGTGTCTGGTAACGGCGAGGATGTGACGGTTTTCCCAGTTCAGGAAAATATCCACCGCAACAACATCCTGTCTAAGACCATCGTCCCAGCTCGAATTTCTGATAGTCTAGCAGATAAAGCCAAAGCTATGGCAGTGAGAATCGCTGAGCAACTCAACTTGTCTGGAACCCTCTGCGTGGAAATGTTTGCGACAGCTGATGACATCATCGTCAATGAGATTGCCCCACGGCCACACAACTCTGGCCACTACTCTATCGAAGCCTGCGACTTCTCCCAGTTTGACACGCATATTTTGGGTGTTCTCGGAGCACCATTACCAGCCATAAAACTCCATGCACCTGCTGTTATGCTTAATGTTCTCGGCCAGCACGTCGAGGTCGCTGAACAATATGTGACAGAAAAT is a window from the Streptococcus oralis genome containing:
- the purE gene encoding 5-(carboxyamino)imidazole ribonucleotide mutase, encoding MTKPIISIIMGSKSDWATMQKTAEVLDRFGVAYEKKVVSAHRTPDLMFRHAEEARSRGIKVIIAGAGGAAHLPGMVAAKTTLPVIGVPVKSRALSGVDSLYSIVQMPGGVPVATMAIGEAGATNAALFALRLLSVEDQAIATALADFADEQGKIAEESTNELI
- the purK gene encoding 5-(carboxyamino)imidazole ribonucleotide synthase, with amino-acid sequence MSSSKTIGIIGGGQLGQMMAISAIYMGHKVIALDPAADCPASRVAEIIVAPYNDVDALRQLAERCDVLTYEFENVDADGLDVVIKDGQLPQGTDLLRISQNRIFEKDFLSNKAQVTVAPYKVVTSSQDLADIDLSKNYVLKTATGGYDGHGQKVIRSEADLEEAYALADSADCVMEEFVNFDLEISVIVSGNGEDVTVFPVQENIHRNNILSKTIVPARISDSLADKAKAMAVRIAEQLNLSGTLCVEMFATADDIIVNEIAPRPHNSGHYSIEACDFSQFDTHILGVLGAPLPAIKLHAPAVMLNVLGQHVEVAEQYVTENPSAHLHLYGKIEAKHNRKMGHVTLFSDVPDEIEEF